A single Tenacibaculum sp. Bg11-29 DNA region contains:
- the lptC gene encoding LPS export ABC transporter periplasmic protein LptC, which translates to MKQFSINIYNSIATIFMVAMLFSCTNSKKEVRDFLADKNLPLGTAKNIYHIKKDSGRIVSKTKAPIFYDFSNRNEHPYNEFPKGIKIVSIDKTGKDSTTVSGNYALAYPKTKVSEIRGNVVIFNHSEKTKLETNQLFWDQKEHYFFTEDGFRLTTPNGVINGFGFESKENLKKWIAKDITGDIETKADGL; encoded by the coding sequence ATGAAACAATTTTCAATAAATATATATAATAGCATTGCTACCATCTTTATGGTGGCAATGCTTTTTTCTTGTACTAATTCTAAAAAAGAAGTGCGAGATTTCCTAGCAGATAAAAATTTACCTTTAGGAACAGCTAAAAATATTTATCACATTAAAAAAGACTCAGGTAGGATAGTGTCAAAAACAAAAGCGCCTATTTTTTACGATTTTTCTAATCGTAATGAACATCCATATAATGAATTTCCAAAAGGAATTAAGATTGTCTCAATAGATAAAACAGGAAAAGATTCTACTACAGTTAGTGGTAATTATGCATTAGCATATCCTAAAACTAAAGTTTCTGAGATTAGAGGGAATGTGGTTATCTTTAATCACAGCGAAAAAACAAAATTAGAAACCAACCAATTATTTTGGGATCAGAAAGAACATTATTTTTTTACTGAAGATGGTTTTCGATTAACAACACCTAATGGTGTTATTAATGGTTTTGGTTTTGAATCAAAAGAGAATTTAAAAAAATGGATTGCTAAAGATATAACAGGAGATATAGAAACTAAAGCAGACGGATTATAA
- a CDS encoding hemolysin family protein, which translates to MQSEIIIIFVSILFSAFFSGMEIAFVSANKLHIELEKKREGFLPKILAILTEKSSKFITTMLVGNNVALVVYSYFMGQLLMNSFQTILPTNITVVNYLLDDLSLLTQTILSTLIILVTAEFLPKTIFRIYANETLKIFVVPAYIFYLLFYGITWVITKISNFFLFLFFRIQEDEAKTEFSKEELGNYILQQLDGGNEEDTIDSEIQIFQNALEFHKVKAREIMVPRTEVVAIDLHESVSSLKEKFIGTGLSKILVYKNSLDDILGYVNSFELFKKPRTIKSILLPVEFVPESMIINDVLNSLIKKRKSIALVVDEYGGTSGIVTVEDIVEELFGEIEDEHDNQELLEEKINDQEFNFSARLEVDYLNEEYDLNIPKEDAYETLGGFIINHTETIPAQDEVLMIDKFQIKILKVSATKIDDLHFKVVSKEE; encoded by the coding sequence ATGCAATCTGAAATTATCATAATTTTTGTTTCTATATTATTTTCAGCCTTCTTCTCAGGTATGGAAATTGCTTTTGTTTCAGCAAATAAACTTCATATTGAGTTAGAGAAAAAAAGAGAAGGATTTTTACCTAAAATTTTAGCGATACTTACCGAAAAGTCATCTAAATTTATTACCACAATGTTAGTTGGTAATAATGTTGCTTTGGTAGTATACAGTTATTTTATGGGGCAATTATTAATGAATTCATTTCAAACAATATTGCCAACAAATATTACAGTAGTAAATTACCTATTAGATGATTTAAGTTTGTTAACACAAACAATACTATCAACACTTATAATATTAGTAACTGCTGAGTTTTTACCAAAAACAATATTTAGAATTTATGCAAATGAAACACTTAAAATTTTTGTTGTTCCTGCATATATTTTTTATCTGTTATTTTATGGAATAACATGGGTTATCACTAAAATTTCAAACTTTTTTCTATTTCTGTTTTTTAGAATACAAGAAGACGAAGCTAAAACAGAATTCAGTAAAGAAGAATTAGGGAATTATATTTTGCAACAATTAGATGGTGGTAATGAGGAAGATACAATAGATTCTGAAATTCAAATTTTTCAAAATGCTTTAGAGTTTCACAAAGTAAAAGCGAGAGAAATTATGGTGCCTCGTACAGAAGTTGTAGCGATCGATTTACATGAGTCTGTAAGTAGCCTTAAAGAGAAGTTTATAGGAACAGGGTTGTCTAAAATATTAGTATATAAAAATTCTTTAGACGATATTTTAGGATATGTAAATTCTTTTGAATTATTTAAAAAACCAAGAACAATTAAATCAATATTACTACCTGTAGAGTTCGTTCCTGAATCGATGATTATAAACGATGTTTTAAACAGTTTAATAAAAAAAAGAAAAAGTATTGCTTTAGTTGTTGATGAGTATGGTGGTACTTCTGGTATTGTTACTGTTGAGGATATTGTTGAAGAATTGTTTGGTGAAATTGAAGATGAACATGATAACCAAGAATTGTTAGAAGAAAAAATAAATGATCAAGAGTTTAACTTCTCTGCACGATTAGAAGTAGATTACTTAAACGAGGAGTATGATTTGAATATACCAAAAGAAGACGCTTACGAAACTTTAGGAGGTTTTATTATTAATCATACCGAGACAATTCCTGCACAAGATGAAGTTTTAATGATTGATAAATTTCAAATTAAAATTTTAAAAGTAAGTGCAACAAAAATAGATGATCTTCACTTTAAAGTCGTTTCTAAAGAAGAATAA
- a CDS encoding peptidylprolyl isomerase, whose translation MAILSKIRERSMFLILVIGLALFAFVLDPSTISDFFSASKVNEIGEVNGETISRQEFAEALDAYKAQTGSSVSEMQAAKTVWNNLIRQRIYKTQLEESGITVGDADIMNALYESPSLQGDARFQSSGLFDKNKLKAHLATIKEVNGEEWKAWQNYMNSLKNNIEKTTYDNLVASGLGASLKEGEAQYLNENTKVNAKFVYVPYTSIADSAVVIKNSDVKNYINSHKQDFQVEASRDINFVKFDIKATTEDEMAIKAEVAKLIEDAVTSGNVSVKGLKNATDYAEFLAENDSDVALDENIKFKSQVPQVIAEEIFSGKEGDVFGPYKDADQFKLSKITEVSQLPDSAQARHILISFIGASPSGDEPTKTEAEAKVTADSLLTVIKADNSKFVALVKEFSSDKGSVEKEGFYDWFGYNRMVPSFRDFVFQGKKGDLGVVKTQFGFHVIKIEDQNNFQPVVKLVTFGRKVEASEATENTVFQNAETFALALAKGKSFDAIVKDEKLTSQPAIGLKSLDETVPGIGKEREIITWSFGKEINKGASKRFDVEGGYVVAVLTGKTEKGLMPVEKAVAGVRPILVNEKKAKMIEAKISGATLAEIAKSVSQTVRNATAVNLNSPLLSGVGNEPKVIGAMLNSKEKAVVKNVVGDKGVFAFEVSSKELPTALPNYDSFRKRLVNERKNKTYQMYEAVKKASNIEDNMKSFYGI comes from the coding sequence ATGGCAATTTTATCGAAGATTAGAGAACGCTCAATGTTCTTAATTCTTGTAATTGGTTTAGCACTTTTTGCTTTTGTATTAGACCCTTCTACAATATCAGATTTTTTTAGTGCAAGTAAAGTAAATGAAATTGGTGAAGTAAACGGAGAAACAATCTCTCGTCAAGAATTTGCTGAAGCTTTAGATGCCTATAAAGCACAAACAGGTAGTAGTGTTTCTGAAATGCAAGCAGCAAAAACTGTTTGGAACAATTTAATTAGGCAGAGAATTTATAAAACACAATTAGAAGAATCTGGTATCACTGTAGGTGATGCAGATATTATGAATGCGTTATATGAATCTCCATCTTTACAAGGTGATGCAAGATTTCAATCTTCTGGTCTTTTCGATAAAAATAAGCTTAAAGCACATTTAGCTACTATTAAAGAGGTAAATGGAGAAGAATGGAAGGCTTGGCAAAACTATATGAATTCATTAAAGAATAATATAGAAAAAACTACCTATGATAATTTAGTAGCGTCTGGTTTAGGAGCTTCTTTAAAAGAAGGTGAAGCACAGTATTTAAATGAGAACACAAAAGTGAATGCTAAATTTGTATATGTACCATACACATCAATAGCAGATAGCGCTGTTGTAATAAAAAATAGTGATGTTAAAAATTACATTAACAGTCACAAACAAGATTTTCAAGTAGAAGCATCAAGAGACATTAATTTTGTCAAGTTTGATATTAAGGCAACTACTGAAGATGAAATGGCAATTAAAGCTGAAGTTGCAAAATTAATTGAAGATGCTGTTACTTCTGGTAATGTATCGGTAAAAGGATTAAAGAATGCAACGGATTACGCTGAGTTTTTAGCAGAAAATGATTCTGATGTCGCTTTAGATGAAAACATTAAATTTAAATCGCAAGTACCACAGGTAATTGCTGAAGAAATATTTAGTGGTAAAGAAGGTGATGTTTTTGGACCTTATAAGGATGCTGATCAATTTAAATTATCTAAAATTACCGAGGTTAGTCAGTTACCTGATTCAGCCCAAGCACGTCATATTTTAATATCTTTTATAGGAGCAAGTCCTAGTGGAGATGAACCAACTAAAACAGAAGCTGAAGCAAAAGTTACAGCAGATAGTTTGTTAACTGTTATAAAAGCTGATAATTCTAAATTTGTAGCTTTAGTAAAAGAATTTTCTTCAGACAAAGGATCTGTAGAGAAAGAAGGTTTTTACGACTGGTTTGGTTATAACAGAATGGTGCCTTCATTTAGAGATTTTGTATTTCAAGGTAAAAAAGGGGATTTAGGAGTTGTTAAAACTCAATTCGGATTTCATGTTATTAAAATTGAGGACCAAAATAATTTTCAACCAGTTGTGAAATTAGTAACATTTGGTCGTAAGGTTGAAGCTTCAGAAGCAACAGAGAATACTGTTTTTCAAAATGCTGAAACATTTGCTTTAGCATTAGCAAAAGGTAAAAGTTTTGATGCAATAGTAAAAGATGAAAAATTAACCTCTCAACCTGCAATAGGTTTAAAGTCGTTAGATGAAACAGTACCAGGTATTGGTAAAGAAAGAGAGATTATTACTTGGTCTTTTGGTAAAGAGATAAACAAAGGAGCTTCTAAGCGTTTTGATGTTGAAGGAGGATATGTTGTAGCTGTTTTAACAGGTAAAACTGAAAAAGGTTTAATGCCAGTTGAAAAAGCAGTTGCAGGAGTTCGACCTATTTTAGTGAACGAAAAGAAAGCTAAAATGATTGAAGCTAAAATTAGCGGAGCTACTTTAGCTGAAATAGCAAAATCAGTAAGTCAAACAGTAAGAAATGCGACAGCAGTTAATTTAAACTCACCTTTATTATCTGGTGTTGGTAATGAGCCGAAAGTAATCGGAGCAATGTTAAATTCGAAAGAGAAAGCTGTAGTAAAAAATGTTGTAGGAGATAAAGGAGTATTTGCTTTTGAAGTATCATCAAAAGAATTACCAACTGCTTTACCTAATTATGATAGCTTTAGAAAACGTTTAGTAAACGAAAGAAAAAATAAAACATATCAAATGTATGAGGCTGTTAAAAAAGCTTCAAATATTGAAGATAATATGAAATCTTTCTACGGAATTTAA
- a CDS encoding phospholipase D family protein, with protein MIQIKEIFRLRYYYIITILLFTACSQAKKTTPKTNFCSNIHRDESITLSKELKEFEKLMQTKTGVYVLEDGSGSMVARAWLTEYAEKTIDIQYFIFSTDNVGLIACDYLIKAADRGVKVRIIVDDIMVDSDIQDILTFNSHKNITVKVYNPGVNLGKNIFDKVHKFATDFRSANQRMHNKTFVVDGKVVITGGRNIADEYFDYDHEYNFRDRDILLIGKESEKVNKSFEQFWNSPLSKKITSIISDKPENVLLENRFDNLHEYACNPANFWPQIRSRIKNLPATFATIKNSGKLTWLDDVKFISDNPGKNDGKHGLEGGGVSTTALIDLVKKAKSSIDIQTPYLITTKLAQNLFKEAVDRGVKIRILTNSLASTDNLEAFSSYQTDRKKLLKTGIRIFEFRPDAAERTKIMTGELQEKLDHKPTFGLHAKSMIIDKQITVIGTFNLDPRSANLNTECIAIVNSSKVSKGVLKGMEIEFKPENSWETTLNFNPDAEVDNYKRLKTWTRKIIPKEIL; from the coding sequence ATGATTCAAATTAAAGAAATTTTTAGATTAAGATATTACTACATCATTACTATACTTTTATTTACAGCTTGTAGTCAAGCAAAAAAAACAACACCTAAAACTAATTTTTGCTCGAATATTCATCGAGATGAAAGCATTACTCTTTCTAAAGAACTAAAGGAATTTGAAAAGCTTATGCAAACAAAAACTGGTGTGTACGTTCTAGAAGATGGTAGTGGTTCAATGGTAGCTAGAGCTTGGTTAACTGAATATGCTGAAAAAACTATAGATATTCAATACTTTATTTTCTCAACAGATAATGTAGGACTTATTGCTTGTGATTACTTAATAAAAGCTGCTGATCGTGGAGTTAAAGTAAGAATTATTGTTGATGACATTATGGTTGATTCTGACATTCAAGACATTTTAACCTTTAATTCTCATAAGAATATTACTGTAAAAGTATATAATCCAGGTGTTAATTTAGGAAAGAATATTTTTGACAAGGTTCATAAATTTGCAACAGATTTTAGATCTGCAAATCAACGTATGCATAATAAAACATTTGTAGTTGACGGTAAGGTTGTAATTACAGGTGGTCGTAATATTGCTGATGAATATTTTGATTATGATCATGAATACAATTTTAGAGATCGTGATATTTTATTAATAGGTAAAGAGTCAGAAAAAGTTAACAAATCATTTGAACAGTTCTGGAACAGTCCGTTAAGTAAGAAGATTACTAGTATAATAAGTGACAAACCTGAAAATGTTTTATTAGAAAATAGGTTTGATAACTTACATGAGTATGCATGTAATCCCGCTAATTTTTGGCCACAAATAAGATCAAGAATAAAAAATCTACCTGCTACGTTTGCAACCATTAAGAACTCAGGGAAATTAACATGGTTAGATGATGTAAAATTTATTTCTGACAATCCTGGTAAAAATGATGGAAAGCATGGTTTAGAAGGTGGTGGTGTTTCAACCACAGCTTTAATTGATTTAGTTAAAAAAGCTAAATCATCTATAGATATACAAACACCCTATTTAATTACCACTAAATTAGCCCAAAATCTATTTAAAGAAGCTGTAGACAGAGGTGTTAAAATTAGAATACTTACCAATAGTTTGGCTTCAACAGATAATTTAGAAGCTTTTAGTAGTTATCAAACAGATAGAAAAAAACTACTAAAAACAGGTATTAGAATATTTGAATTTCGCCCAGATGCAGCAGAAAGAACAAAAATAATGACAGGTGAGTTACAAGAAAAACTAGATCACAAACCTACATTTGGTCTTCATGCAAAGTCTATGATTATCGATAAACAAATAACTGTTATTGGTACATTTAATCTTGATCCTAGGAGCGCTAATTTAAATACTGAATGTATTGCTATTGTTAATTCTAGTAAAGTCTCTAAAGGTGTACTAAAAGGCATGGAAATAGAGTTTAAACCTGAAAACTCATGGGAAACAACTTTAAATTTTAATCCAGACGCTGAAGTGGATAATTATAAACGTTTAAAAACCTGGACAAGAAAGATAATTCCAAAAGAAATATTATAA
- a CDS encoding cupin domain-containing protein — MNKKKMTAQSIINKFDLIEHPEGGFYKETYRSEGIIENKNLVSNFIGDRNYSTCIYFLLTSEKFSAFHKINQDEIWHFYKGTTLKLHMISPKGDYSFIFIGNNLKNNEEPQFTVPAGYWFAAEILQDNSYAFTGCTVAPGFDFKDFILPKREELTTLFPQHIGIITKLTHH, encoded by the coding sequence ATGAACAAAAAGAAAATGACAGCACAAAGTATAATTAATAAATTCGATTTAATAGAACATCCTGAAGGTGGTTTTTATAAAGAAACTTATAGAAGTGAAGGAATTATAGAAAACAAAAATTTAGTATCTAATTTTATAGGAGACAGAAATTATAGCACCTGTATATACTTTTTATTGACATCTGAAAAATTCTCGGCTTTTCATAAAATAAATCAAGATGAAATTTGGCATTTCTATAAAGGAACAACCTTAAAGTTACACATGATTTCCCCTAAAGGAGATTATTCGTTTATATTTATCGGAAACAATTTAAAAAACAACGAGGAACCACAATTTACAGTACCAGCGGGCTATTGGTTTGCTGCTGAAATTTTACAGGATAATTCTTATGCTTTTACAGGTTGCACTGTAGCTCCTGGTTTTGATTTCAAGGATTTTATTTTACCAAAAAGAGAAGAATTAACAACACTTTTCCCTCAACATATAGGTATTATTACGAAACTTACGCATCATTAA
- a CDS encoding sodium:solute symporter, whose amino-acid sequence MQPLHILLLILAYFGVLILISYITGKSANNNTFFKADNSSPWYLVAFGMIGASLSGVTFISVPGWVEGQQMSYMQMVLGYVVGYAVIGLVLLPLYYRLNLTSIYTYLEDRFGRYSYKTGASFFLLSRTVGAAFRLFLVANVLQLILFDAYGIPFWVTVTITILLIWLYTFKGGIKTIVWTDTLQTLFMLIAVGVCIVTIKDAMQIDSLFSYISENKLSKMFFFEDPKAGNYFWNRFFSGAFIAIVMTGLDQDMMQKNLTCRNIKDAQKNIFWFTIVLVIVNFFFLALGILLTDYAATNGIEAHKDQLFPMIAMSGDLGLVASLFFLLGLIAAAYSSADSALTSLTTSFSIDILEIDKKEDNLEKEKIRKKIHILFSFVLIATILIFKYFIADASVIAKIFQFAGYTYGPLLGLYAFGLFTKLKVKDNLVPIICIVSPILTYLISLFSKAQLNFDFGFFVLVLNGLITFLGLLAIKQQKDA is encoded by the coding sequence ATGCAACCACTACATATATTACTCCTTATTCTTGCCTATTTTGGTGTATTAATTCTTATTTCTTACATCACTGGTAAATCAGCAAACAACAACACTTTTTTTAAAGCAGATAATTCTTCTCCTTGGTATTTAGTTGCCTTTGGTATGATTGGCGCTTCATTATCTGGAGTTACTTTTATTTCGGTGCCTGGTTGGGTAGAAGGGCAACAGATGAGTTACATGCAAATGGTATTAGGCTATGTTGTTGGTTACGCCGTTATTGGTTTAGTTCTACTTCCTCTTTACTACCGATTAAACCTTACTTCTATTTATACCTATTTAGAAGATCGTTTTGGAAGATATTCGTATAAAACAGGCGCCTCTTTCTTTTTACTCTCAAGAACTGTTGGTGCAGCTTTTCGTTTATTTTTAGTAGCCAATGTATTACAGTTAATTCTGTTTGATGCATACGGAATTCCATTTTGGGTAACTGTAACGATAACTATTTTGTTAATTTGGTTATATACTTTTAAAGGAGGAATAAAAACAATTGTTTGGACAGATACCTTGCAAACCTTATTTATGTTGATTGCCGTAGGCGTTTGTATAGTCACTATTAAAGACGCAATGCAAATTGATAGTTTATTCTCATATATTTCAGAAAACAAATTATCTAAAATGTTCTTTTTTGAAGACCCTAAAGCTGGAAATTATTTCTGGAACAGATTCTTTTCTGGAGCATTTATAGCCATTGTAATGACAGGTTTAGACCAAGATATGATGCAAAAAAACTTAACTTGTCGTAATATAAAAGACGCCCAAAAGAATATTTTTTGGTTTACCATCGTTTTAGTGATCGTAAATTTTTTCTTTTTAGCTTTGGGAATATTATTAACTGATTATGCTGCTACAAATGGAATTGAAGCTCATAAAGATCAATTATTTCCGATGATTGCTATGAGTGGTGATTTAGGATTAGTTGCTTCATTATTCTTTTTACTTGGATTAATTGCGGCTGCATACTCAAGTGCAGACAGTGCTTTAACCTCTTTAACAACTTCGTTTAGTATTGATATTTTAGAAATTGACAAAAAAGAAGATAATCTAGAAAAAGAGAAAATTCGTAAAAAAATACATATCTTATTTTCATTTGTATTAATCGCTACTATTTTAATTTTTAAATATTTTATTGCAGATGCTAGTGTAATTGCTAAGATATTTCAATTTGCTGGGTACACATATGGTCCTTTACTAGGTTTATATGCCTTCGGCTTATTTACAAAATTAAAAGTAAAAGATAATTTAGTTCCTATAATTTGTATAGTCTCTCCTATTCTTACTTATTTAATAAGTCTTTTTAGTAAAGCGCAATTAAATTTCGATTTCGGCTTCTTTGTCTTAGTTCTTAACGGACTTATTACTTTCTTAGGATTATTAGCTATAAAACAACAAAAGGATGCCTAA
- a CDS encoding NAD(P)H-dependent oxidoreductase, which produces MNSIESLQWRYAVKKFDENKSLSEIQINTLKEAFNLTATSYGLQPVKMLVIKNKEIQQKLVEHSWNQPQVLQASHVLVLCIPKEYTIKDIDTYFSLVKTTRNTPDEILNPFKEMLISSIGNKSQEELKVWNKNQAYIALGNLMTVAANEQIDSCPMEGFVPEKYDEILELDQHNLTSVLVLPVGFRAEDDYMKDLIKVRKKTEEVIIEF; this is translated from the coding sequence ATGAATAGTATAGAAAGTTTACAATGGCGTTATGCTGTTAAAAAATTCGACGAAAATAAATCACTCTCAGAAATACAAATAAATACACTAAAAGAAGCTTTTAATTTAACTGCCACTTCTTACGGATTGCAACCTGTTAAAATGTTAGTAATTAAGAATAAAGAAATTCAACAAAAATTAGTTGAACATTCTTGGAATCAACCACAAGTACTACAAGCTTCACACGTATTAGTTTTATGTATTCCTAAAGAGTATACCATAAAAGATATAGATACTTATTTTTCATTAGTAAAAACTACTAGAAATACTCCTGATGAAATTTTAAATCCTTTTAAAGAAATGCTGATTTCTTCTATTGGTAACAAATCACAAGAGGAATTAAAAGTTTGGAATAAAAACCAAGCATATATAGCTTTAGGTAATTTAATGACAGTTGCCGCAAATGAACAAATAGATTCGTGCCCTATGGAAGGTTTTGTTCCTGAAAAATATGATGAAATTTTAGAATTAGATCAGCATAACTTAACGTCTGTTTTAGTATTACCTGTTGGTTTTAGAGCTGAAGATGATTATATGAAAGATTTAATAAAAGTTCGTAAAAAAACGGAAGAAGTTATTATTGAATTTTAG
- a CDS encoding peroxiredoxin → MKNIYKSLFISGFPVFSLIIFIKTIINIDFNINEIGLLISSLTVIVFFSMLFIKPVARTTKNLQFYSTFIVIGFLLNLFNFEQKSLLIAVILTLGWLAYLTWYSSFNFRDTSILDIGKTLPNFILKNNQGEDISIDNLPGDFNIFIFYRGNWCPLCMAQIQEVVDQYKEIEKRNTTMVLVSSQPHKYTEKLAKKHKVPFQFLVDSDNIVAKQLGILHKNGLPAGFQVFGYDTDVVLPTVIITNKNNKIIFADLTDNYRVRPEPETFIKVIDNYNN, encoded by the coding sequence ATGAAAAATATTTATAAATCACTTTTTATCAGCGGATTTCCCGTTTTTTCTTTAATTATTTTTATCAAAACAATTATAAATATTGATTTTAACATCAATGAAATAGGGCTCTTAATTTCATCTCTTACTGTTATTGTTTTCTTTTCAATGTTATTTATAAAACCAGTAGCAAGAACAACGAAAAATTTGCAATTCTACTCAACTTTTATTGTTATCGGTTTTCTTTTAAATCTTTTTAATTTCGAACAAAAATCGCTTCTTATAGCAGTAATTTTAACTTTAGGTTGGTTAGCATATTTAACTTGGTATTCTTCTTTTAACTTCAGAGACACTTCAATTTTAGATATAGGAAAAACACTTCCTAATTTTATTCTTAAGAACAACCAAGGAGAAGATATCTCAATAGATAATTTACCTGGTGATTTTAATATATTCATTTTTTACCGTGGAAATTGGTGTCCGCTTTGTATGGCTCAAATACAGGAAGTTGTAGACCAATACAAGGAAATAGAAAAACGAAATACTACTATGGTTTTAGTAAGTTCTCAACCTCACAAATACACTGAAAAATTAGCAAAAAAACATAAAGTCCCTTTTCAATTTTTAGTAGACAGCGATAATATTGTTGCGAAACAACTTGGTATTCTTCATAAAAACGGATTACCCGCAGGGTTTCAAGTTTTTGGTTACGACACTGATGTTGTTTTACCAACTGTTATTATTACTAACAAAAACAATAAAATTATTTTTGCCGATTTAACCGATAATTACCGAGTACGACCAGAACCAGAGACTTTTATTAAAGTTATAGACAACTATAACAATTAA
- a CDS encoding DUF2851 family protein, with protein sequence MKEEFLHFMWQYKLFDVNNLKSELNETIQIIKPGAHNNNSGPDFLNAQLKINDQLWAGNVEIHINSSDWYAHKHENDENYDAVILHVVWCHDSEVFMKNNKPMPTLELKSLVNEDLLGNYHNLFYKTLRWIPCEKEIVNVDSFLMNNWLERLYVERLENKSVLIKELLSRSNNDYEAVLFQLLARNFGLKINGDAFLQLVQSFSFSTLRKVCFNEQELSALLFGQAGFLEKDIENEYFIQLKKEYDYLKHKHNLEPISNNLFQFFRMRPTNFPTIRIAQLVALFHKHQNLFSKLMQLNKIEDFYSLFSVEVNDFWKEHYTFETESKKTLKKLTKSFVDLLLINTIIPLQFVYKQSKGEEVNEEDFFKLIKQIKPEKNSIIDKFSDLKIGITSAFDSQALLELKNNYCTEKRCLQCAIGNHLLRA encoded by the coding sequence ATGAAAGAAGAATTTCTACATTTTATGTGGCAATACAAATTGTTTGATGTAAATAATTTGAAATCTGAATTAAATGAAACCATTCAGATAATTAAACCTGGAGCTCATAATAATAATTCAGGTCCTGATTTTTTAAACGCTCAGTTAAAAATAAACGATCAATTATGGGCTGGTAATGTTGAAATTCATATCAATTCTTCCGATTGGTATGCACATAAGCATGAAAATGATGAGAATTACGACGCGGTGATTTTGCATGTGGTTTGGTGCCATGATTCAGAGGTGTTTATGAAAAATAATAAACCAATGCCAACTCTTGAATTAAAGAGTTTAGTTAATGAAGATTTATTGGGTAATTATCATAATTTATTTTATAAAACATTACGTTGGATTCCTTGTGAAAAGGAGATAGTTAATGTTGATTCTTTTTTAATGAACAATTGGTTAGAGCGATTGTATGTAGAACGGTTAGAAAATAAATCAGTTTTAATAAAAGAACTATTATCACGCTCAAATAATGATTATGAAGCTGTATTATTTCAATTATTAGCTAGAAATTTTGGATTAAAAATAAATGGAGACGCTTTTCTACAATTAGTGCAATCGTTTAGTTTTTCTACTCTAAGAAAAGTTTGCTTTAACGAACAGGAGCTTTCTGCTTTATTATTTGGTCAAGCAGGTTTTTTAGAAAAGGATATAGAAAATGAATATTTCATTCAATTAAAAAAAGAGTATGATTATTTAAAGCATAAACATAATTTAGAACCCATTTCGAATAATTTATTTCAGTTTTTTAGAATGCGTCCCACAAATTTTCCAACCATTCGAATTGCTCAGTTAGTGGCATTGTTTCATAAACATCAAAATTTGTTTTCTAAATTAATGCAATTGAATAAAATAGAAGATTTTTATAGTTTGTTTTCAGTTGAAGTAAATGATTTTTGGAAAGAACATTATACGTTTGAGACTGAATCAAAAAAAACATTGAAAAAACTCACAAAATCATTTGTTGATTTATTACTTATAAATACCATTATACCTTTACAATTTGTATACAAACAAAGTAAGGGAGAAGAAGTTAATGAAGAAGATTTCTTTAAATTAATTAAGCAAATTAAACCAGAAAAGAATTCAATTATTGATAAGTTTTCTGATTTAAAAATTGGTATAACCAGCGCTTTTGATAGTCAAGCTTTATTAGAACTTAAAAATAATTACTGTACAGAAAAACGTTGTTTACAATGCGCAATAGGGAATCATTTGTTGAGAGCATAA